In Anopheles gambiae chromosome 2, idAnoGambNW_F1_1, whole genome shotgun sequence, a single window of DNA contains:
- the LOC1281314 gene encoding tRNA-uridine aminocarboxypropyltransferase 2, producing MADVMLELSAWEDLANIPADPPRMRPLCSKCCRPVQVCWCAALPPEPLNPAGRIVLLQHPAEEKRSLRTAPMLSVGLAPGKCLIYKGKRFPNTRHDAELEAILADKRSLLLYPSASSVPIEQIDPAGGPYNLILLDGTWPQAKAIYHCSTALHGMRQVKLVSSGTSSYIIRTQPTEGCLSTLETAIQALSALERDDRYREQLLQPLHVLCQYQLANGAVTHQSKEFLIRHNQYPKLIGRRLNRLLKHADNFKDDPSDGTERKHST from the exons ATGGCTGACGTTATGCTGGAGCTATCGGCCTGGGAAGATTTGGCCAACATTCCGGCAGACCCGCCTAGGATGAGGCCGCTGTGCAGCAAATGTTG CCGACCCGTGCAAGTGTGCTGGTGTGCCGCTTTACCCCCCGAGCCGCTGAATCCTGCCGGGCGCATCGTACTGCTGCAACATCCGGCCGAAGAGAAGCGATCGCTACGCACCGCCCCGATGCTGTCCGTTGGGCTCGCCCCCGGCAAGTGTCTCATTTACAAGGGCAAAAGGTTCCCCAACACCCGGCACGATGCGGAGCTGGAGGCGATCCTGGCCGACAAACGGTCGCTGCTGCTCTATCCCAGCGCCAGCTCGGTCCCGATCGAGCAAATCGATCCGGCCGGCGGGCCGTACAATCTGATCCTGCTCGATGGCACGTGGCCACAGGCGAAAGCTATCTACCACTGCTCGACCGCTCTGCATGGAATGCGCCAGGTGAAGCTGGTATCGTCCGGCACGAGTAGCTACATCATCCGCACCCAGCCGACCGAAGGCTGTCTCAGCACGCTGGAAACGGCTATCCAGGCGCTCAGCGCGCTCGAACGCGACGACCGATACCGGGAGCAGCTGCTCCAGCCGCTGCACGTGCTCTGCCAGTACCAGCTCGCCAACGGGGCAGTCACGCACCAGTCGAAAGAGTTCCTGATCCGCCACAACCAGTACCCGAAGCTGATCGGGCGGCGGTTGAATCGGTTGCTGAAGCACGCGGACAACTTTAAGGACGACCCATCGGACGGGACGGAACGGAAGCACTCGACGTAG
- the LOC1281315 gene encoding synaptotagmin-11 isoform X2: MGDHGPDMNTLETVVPAVLGLTAAAILAVTACFCARRFRRQHKKAGHEASSLPFQPPRPPKAVRSPSGQPPQYLKKSPSPTSIKPLPGHLPAQSPTDQTTAAGGTTAATATTTLATTTTTTSIVPPTKYTEENELIPKNAQLEPKSPDVSELGDPSACENGDGTEHGKLGTIVFKLRFLADRSALVVSVVRCRGLPGKNHGTAAAELSTIGGGTMLCNGSANGKQTATDPYVKLQLLPDKQHKVKTRVLRNTRNPVYDEDFTFYGLTLSELAGMSLHFVVLSFDRYSRDDVIGEVVCPLSGIDLQQIENQQVALSREIQPRSLKIRAQGRGELLISLCWQPAAARLTVVLLKARNLPRMDVTGLADPYVKIYLLYNGQRIAKKKTHVKKRTLSPVFNESFAFDIPTTEGAGGATLDGVSLELMLLDWDRVTKNEVIGRLELGGPRSNGSALNHWKEVCNSPRRQIADWHKLRE; encoded by the exons TGGTGCCAGCCGTGCTCGGGCTCACCGCAGCCGCCATACTGGCCGTGACGGCCTGCTTCTGTGCCCGgcgcttccgccgccagcacAAGAAGGCGGGCCACGAGGCGTCCTCGCTGCCGTTCCAGCCACCGCGGCCACCGAAAGCGGTCCGCTCGCCGAGCGGCCAGCCGCCCCAGTATCTGAAGAAATCACCGTCGCCGACCAGCATCAAGCCGCTGCCGGGCCACCTGCCCGCCCAGTCACCGACCGACCAGACGACGGCCGCCGGCGGAACGACCGCAGCAACGGCGACGACCACGCTggccacgaccaccaccaccaccagcatcgTGCCACCGACCAAGTACACCGAGGAGAACGAGCTGATACCGAAGAATGCGCAGCTGGAACCGAAATCACCGGACGTGTCGGAGCTGGGCGATCCGAGCGCGTGCGAGAACGGGGACGGCACCGAGCACGGCAAGCTCGGTACGATCGTGTTCAAGCTACGCTTTCTGGCCGACCGGAGCGCGCTGGTCGTGTCGGTGGTGCGGTGCCGCGGTCTGCCCGGCAAGAACCACGGTACGGCGGCGGCCGAACTGAGCACGATCGGGGGCGGCACGATGCTGTGCAACGGGAGCGCCAACGGCAAGCAGACGGCCACCGATCCGTACGtgaagctgcagctgctgcccgACAAGCAGCACAAGGTGAAAACTCG aGTGCTACGCAACACGCGCAACCCGGTGTATGATGAGGACTTTACCTTCTACGGACTGACGCTGAGCGAGCTGGCCGGCATGTCGCTGCACTTCGTGGTGCTGAGCTTCGACCGCTACAGCCGGGACGACGTTATTGGTGAGGTCGTCTGCCCGCTGTCCGGTATCGACCTGCAGCAGATCGAGAACCAGCAGGTAGCGCTGAGCCGCGAGATTCAACCGCGCAGTCTGAAGATCCGGGCGCAGGGCCGTGGCGAGCTGCTGATTTCGCTCTGCTGGCAGCCGGCCGCCGCCCGGCTGACCGTCGTACTGCTGAAGGCACGCAACCTGCCGCGCATGGATGTGACCGGGCTGGCCGACCCGTACGTCAAGATCTACCTGCTGTACAATGGGCAGCGCATCGCGAAGAAGAAGACGCACGTGAAGAAGCGCACGCTCAGCCCGGTGTTTAACGAAAGCTTCGCGTTCGACATACCGACGACCGAGGGGGCCGGCGGCGCCACGCTGGACGGTGTTTCGCTTGAGCTGATGCTGCTGGACTGGGACCGGGTCACCAAGAACGAGGTGATCGGGCGCCTCGAGCTGGGCGGACCGCGCAGTAACGGTTCCGCCCTGAACCACTGGAAGGAGGTGTGCAACTCACCGCGCCGCCAGATTGCCGATTGGCACAAGCTGCGGGAATAG
- the LOC1281315 gene encoding synaptotagmin-11 isoform X1 produces the protein MGDHGPDMNTLETDYVVLISVVPAVLGLTAAAILAVTACFCARRFRRQHKKAGHEASSLPFQPPRPPKAVRSPSGQPPQYLKKSPSPTSIKPLPGHLPAQSPTDQTTAAGGTTAATATTTLATTTTTTSIVPPTKYTEENELIPKNAQLEPKSPDVSELGDPSACENGDGTEHGKLGTIVFKLRFLADRSALVVSVVRCRGLPGKNHGTAAAELSTIGGGTMLCNGSANGKQTATDPYVKLQLLPDKQHKVKTRVLRNTRNPVYDEDFTFYGLTLSELAGMSLHFVVLSFDRYSRDDVIGEVVCPLSGIDLQQIENQQVALSREIQPRSLKIRAQGRGELLISLCWQPAAARLTVVLLKARNLPRMDVTGLADPYVKIYLLYNGQRIAKKKTHVKKRTLSPVFNESFAFDIPTTEGAGGATLDGVSLELMLLDWDRVTKNEVIGRLELGGPRSNGSALNHWKEVCNSPRRQIADWHKLRE, from the exons ATTACGTTGTGCTCATTTCAGTGGTGCCAGCCGTGCTCGGGCTCACCGCAGCCGCCATACTGGCCGTGACGGCCTGCTTCTGTGCCCGgcgcttccgccgccagcacAAGAAGGCGGGCCACGAGGCGTCCTCGCTGCCGTTCCAGCCACCGCGGCCACCGAAAGCGGTCCGCTCGCCGAGCGGCCAGCCGCCCCAGTATCTGAAGAAATCACCGTCGCCGACCAGCATCAAGCCGCTGCCGGGCCACCTGCCCGCCCAGTCACCGACCGACCAGACGACGGCCGCCGGCGGAACGACCGCAGCAACGGCGACGACCACGCTggccacgaccaccaccaccaccagcatcgTGCCACCGACCAAGTACACCGAGGAGAACGAGCTGATACCGAAGAATGCGCAGCTGGAACCGAAATCACCGGACGTGTCGGAGCTGGGCGATCCGAGCGCGTGCGAGAACGGGGACGGCACCGAGCACGGCAAGCTCGGTACGATCGTGTTCAAGCTACGCTTTCTGGCCGACCGGAGCGCGCTGGTCGTGTCGGTGGTGCGGTGCCGCGGTCTGCCCGGCAAGAACCACGGTACGGCGGCGGCCGAACTGAGCACGATCGGGGGCGGCACGATGCTGTGCAACGGGAGCGCCAACGGCAAGCAGACGGCCACCGATCCGTACGtgaagctgcagctgctgcccgACAAGCAGCACAAGGTGAAAACTCG aGTGCTACGCAACACGCGCAACCCGGTGTATGATGAGGACTTTACCTTCTACGGACTGACGCTGAGCGAGCTGGCCGGCATGTCGCTGCACTTCGTGGTGCTGAGCTTCGACCGCTACAGCCGGGACGACGTTATTGGTGAGGTCGTCTGCCCGCTGTCCGGTATCGACCTGCAGCAGATCGAGAACCAGCAGGTAGCGCTGAGCCGCGAGATTCAACCGCGCAGTCTGAAGATCCGGGCGCAGGGCCGTGGCGAGCTGCTGATTTCGCTCTGCTGGCAGCCGGCCGCCGCCCGGCTGACCGTCGTACTGCTGAAGGCACGCAACCTGCCGCGCATGGATGTGACCGGGCTGGCCGACCCGTACGTCAAGATCTACCTGCTGTACAATGGGCAGCGCATCGCGAAGAAGAAGACGCACGTGAAGAAGCGCACGCTCAGCCCGGTGTTTAACGAAAGCTTCGCGTTCGACATACCGACGACCGAGGGGGCCGGCGGCGCCACGCTGGACGGTGTTTCGCTTGAGCTGATGCTGCTGGACTGGGACCGGGTCACCAAGAACGAGGTGATCGGGCGCCTCGAGCTGGGCGGACCGCGCAGTAACGGTTCCGCCCTGAACCACTGGAAGGAGGTGTGCAACTCACCGCGCCGCCAGATTGCCGATTGGCACAAGCTGCGGGAATAG